A DNA window from Engystomops pustulosus chromosome 6, aEngPut4.maternal, whole genome shotgun sequence contains the following coding sequences:
- the CPT1C gene encoding palmitoyl thioesterase CPT1C isoform X1 produces the protein MAEAHQAVAFQFTVTPDGIDLRLSHEALKQIYLSGLRSWKKKFARLRNSFITGVYPASPSSWLFVVIAIMGTMYARVDPSMGMIGKIKEHLPVSGYLSHQGQSIISALLFSTALWFALIMTMRYILKQLLSYHGWMYEQHGKMSATTKLWLALVKIFSGRQPMLYSYQASLPRLPVPKIKDTMQRYLESVRPLMNDEEYKRMTGLAKDFEAKLAPKLQWYLKLKSWWASNYVSDWWEEYIYLRGRGPIMVNSNYYAMDFLYVTPTPIQAARAGNTVHALLLYRRKLSREELKPSRVPGSIIPLCSSQWERTFNTTRIPGEETDTIQHFSDSKHIVVYHKGRFFKVWVYHGGRLLNPKELEIQFQHILDDTGPPLLGEEKLAALTAGDRTTWAKARKAYFRSGKNLQSLDLIERAAFFVTLDDSEQGLRTEDPVNSLDSYAKSLLHGKCYDRWFDKSFSFMIFPNGKVGLNAEHSWADAPIIGHMWESMLATDCFQLGYNNEGHCKGQADATLPLPQRLQWEISDECQEVIHDSLKVAQALADDVDFHTFPFKDFGKGLIKKCKTSPDAFIQIALQLAHYRDKGKFCLTYEASMTRLFREGRTETVRSCTIESSNFVKAMLDASKTNEDRLKLFRCAAEKHQLLYRNAMTGAGIDRHLFCLYVVSKYLGVDSPFLKEVLSEPWRLSTSQTPIQQVELFDLVNHPEYVSCGGGFGPVADDGYGVSYIIVGENLINFHVSCKFSSHETDSHRFGTNIRQALLDILSLFKLDKK, from the exons ATGGCTGAAGCCCACCAGGCTGTGGCATTCCAGTTTACAGTCACTCCAGATGGTATTGACCTTCGCCTGAGCCATGAGGCACTTAAACAGATCTACCTCTCAGGACTGCGGTCATGGAAGAAGAAATTTGCTCGACTCAGG AATAGTTTTATCACTGGAGTTTACCCTGCCAGTCCTTCCAGCTGGCTCTTTGTGGTTATTGCAATcatggggaccatgtatgctcGAGTAGACCCATCCATGGGCATGATCGGCAAAATCAAAGAACATCTACCTGTAAG TGGCTACCTATCACACCAAGGACAGAGTATTATTAGCGCCCTGCTCTTTTCTACAGCTCTTTGGTTTGCACTCATCATGACCATGCGTTATATACTAAAACAGCTTCTATCCTACCATGGTTGGATGTATGAGCAGCATGGCAAGATGTCTGCCACCACCAAGTTATGGCTG gcatTGGTGAAGATTTTCTCTGGCCGTCAGCCCATGTTGTACAGTTACCAGGCATCACTTCCTCGCCTTCCTGTTCCAAAAATTAAAGATACAATGCAAAGG TATTTGGAATCTGTGAGGCCTTTGATGAACGATGAAGAATACAAACGTATGACAGGACTCGCCAAAGATTTTGAAGCTAAACTTGCACCAAAGCTGCAGTGGTACCTGAAACTGAAATCCTGGTGGGCATCTAACTAT GTAAGTGATTGGTGGGAAGAATACATCTATCTGCGTGGAAGGGGCCCCATTATGGTAAACAGCAATTATTATGCAATG GACTTTCTTTATGTTACACCAACACCAATTCAGGCAGCTCGAGCAGGTAACACAGTCCATGCCTTGCTTCTGTATCGACGCAAGCTCAGCCGTGAAGAATTAAAACCG AGCAGGGTCCCAGGATCCATTATCCCGCTGTGCTCATCCCAGTGGGAGCGCACCTTTAACACCACCCGTATCCCTGGAGAGGAGACAG ATACCATCCAGCACTTTTCAGACAGCAAGCATATTGTGGTGTACCACAAAGGCCGCTTCTTCAAGGTCTGGGTTTACCATGGTGGACGCCTGCTGAATCCTAAGGAACTTGAGATCCAATTCCAGCATATTCTAGATGACACAGGCCCTCCACTGCTGGGAGAAGAGAAGTTGGCTGCTTTAACTGCCGGAGACAG AACAACGTGGGCCAAAGCTCGTAAGGCTTATTTCCGCAGTGGGAAGAACTTGCAGTCCCTGGATCTTATAGAGAGAGCAGCCTTCTTTGTTACTTTAGATGACAGCGAGCAGGGTCTACGCACAGAAGACCCAGTTAACTCTTTGGATTCCTATGCCAAATCTCTACTCCATGGGAAATGCTATGACAG ATGGTTTGATAAGTCCTTTTCCTTTATGATATTCCCAAATGGAAAAGTGGGATTGAACGCTGAGCATTCATGGGCAGATGCACCCATCATTGGACATATGTGGGAG TCCATGTTGGCCACAGATTGCTTTCAGCTTGGGTACAACAATGAAGGTCACTGCAAAGGGCAAGCAGATGCCACATTGCCTTTACCACAGAGATTACAGTGGGAAATATCTGACGAG TGCCAAGAAGTCATCCACGATTCACTAAAAGTTGCCCAAGCTTTAGCAGACGATGTTGATTTCCACACTTTTCCCTTCAAAGACTTTGGCAAAGGTTTAATAAAGAAGTGTAAGACCAGCCCCGACGCTTTCATCCAGATAGCTCTGCAGCTTGCACATTATAGG GATAAAGGAAAATTCTGTCTAACGTATGAAGCTTCGATGACTAGACTTTTCAGAGAAGGAAGAACAGAAACCGTGCGCTCATGTACTATAGAGTCCTCAAACTTCGTCAAGGCCATGTTGGATGCCTCTAAAACA AATGAAGACAGACTGAAACTCTTCAGATGTGCTGCAGAGAAGCACCAGCTGCTCTACAGAAATGCAATGACCGGGGCTGGGATTGATCGACATCTCTTCTGTCTCTACGTAGTGTCTAAATACCTGGGAGTGGACTCGCCTTTCCTGAAAGAG GTTCTTTCTGAGCCATGGCGCCTCTCAACCAGCCAAACACCTATTCAGCAGGTAGAGCTATTTGATTTAGTCAATCACCCAGAATATGTCTCATGTGGCGGTGGCTTTGGACCC GTGGCCGATGATGGATATGGAGTCTCTTACATCATTGTTGGTGAAAATCTTATCAACTTCCATGTGTCCTGCAAATTCTCCAGCCATGAGACA
- the CPT1C gene encoding palmitoyl thioesterase CPT1C isoform X2, which translates to MAEAHQAVAFQFTVTPDGIDLRLSHEALKQIYLSGLRSWKKKFARLRNSFITGVYPASPSSWLFVVIAIMGTMYARVDPSMGMIGKIKEHLPVSGYLSHQGQSIISALLFSTALWFALIMTMRYILKQLLSYHGWMYEQHGKMSATTKLWLALVKIFSGRQPMLYSYQASLPRLPVPKIKDTMQRYLESVRPLMNDEEYKRMTGLAKDFEAKLAPKLQWYLKLKSWWASNYVSDWWEEYIYLRGRGPIMVNSNYYAMDFLYVTPTPIQAARAGNTVHALLLYRRKLSREELKPLMIQDCLPMCSAQYERMFNTARIPGIETDTIQHFSDSKHIVVYHKGRFFKVWVYHGGRLLNPKELEIQFQHILDDTGPPLLGEEKLAALTAGDRTTWAKARKAYFRSGKNLQSLDLIERAAFFVTLDDSEQGLRTEDPVNSLDSYAKSLLHGKCYDRWFDKSFSFMIFPNGKVGLNAEHSWADAPIIGHMWESMLATDCFQLGYNNEGHCKGQADATLPLPQRLQWEISDECQEVIHDSLKVAQALADDVDFHTFPFKDFGKGLIKKCKTSPDAFIQIALQLAHYRDKGKFCLTYEASMTRLFREGRTETVRSCTIESSNFVKAMLDASKTNEDRLKLFRCAAEKHQLLYRNAMTGAGIDRHLFCLYVVSKYLGVDSPFLKEVLSEPWRLSTSQTPIQQVELFDLVNHPEYVSCGGGFGPVADDGYGVSYIIVGENLINFHVSCKFSSHETDSHRFGTNIRQALLDILSLFKLDKK; encoded by the exons ATGGCTGAAGCCCACCAGGCTGTGGCATTCCAGTTTACAGTCACTCCAGATGGTATTGACCTTCGCCTGAGCCATGAGGCACTTAAACAGATCTACCTCTCAGGACTGCGGTCATGGAAGAAGAAATTTGCTCGACTCAGG AATAGTTTTATCACTGGAGTTTACCCTGCCAGTCCTTCCAGCTGGCTCTTTGTGGTTATTGCAATcatggggaccatgtatgctcGAGTAGACCCATCCATGGGCATGATCGGCAAAATCAAAGAACATCTACCTGTAAG TGGCTACCTATCACACCAAGGACAGAGTATTATTAGCGCCCTGCTCTTTTCTACAGCTCTTTGGTTTGCACTCATCATGACCATGCGTTATATACTAAAACAGCTTCTATCCTACCATGGTTGGATGTATGAGCAGCATGGCAAGATGTCTGCCACCACCAAGTTATGGCTG gcatTGGTGAAGATTTTCTCTGGCCGTCAGCCCATGTTGTACAGTTACCAGGCATCACTTCCTCGCCTTCCTGTTCCAAAAATTAAAGATACAATGCAAAGG TATTTGGAATCTGTGAGGCCTTTGATGAACGATGAAGAATACAAACGTATGACAGGACTCGCCAAAGATTTTGAAGCTAAACTTGCACCAAAGCTGCAGTGGTACCTGAAACTGAAATCCTGGTGGGCATCTAACTAT GTAAGTGATTGGTGGGAAGAATACATCTATCTGCGTGGAAGGGGCCCCATTATGGTAAACAGCAATTATTATGCAATG GACTTTCTTTATGTTACACCAACACCAATTCAGGCAGCTCGAGCAGGTAACACAGTCCATGCCTTGCTTCTGTATCGACGCAAGCTCAGCCGTGAAGAATTAAAACCG CTGATGATCCAAGATTGTTTGCCAATGTGTTCTGCTCAGTATGAGCGCATGTTTAACACAGCACGTATCCCTGGAATAGAGACAG ATACCATCCAGCACTTTTCAGACAGCAAGCATATTGTGGTGTACCACAAAGGCCGCTTCTTCAAGGTCTGGGTTTACCATGGTGGACGCCTGCTGAATCCTAAGGAACTTGAGATCCAATTCCAGCATATTCTAGATGACACAGGCCCTCCACTGCTGGGAGAAGAGAAGTTGGCTGCTTTAACTGCCGGAGACAG AACAACGTGGGCCAAAGCTCGTAAGGCTTATTTCCGCAGTGGGAAGAACTTGCAGTCCCTGGATCTTATAGAGAGAGCAGCCTTCTTTGTTACTTTAGATGACAGCGAGCAGGGTCTACGCACAGAAGACCCAGTTAACTCTTTGGATTCCTATGCCAAATCTCTACTCCATGGGAAATGCTATGACAG ATGGTTTGATAAGTCCTTTTCCTTTATGATATTCCCAAATGGAAAAGTGGGATTGAACGCTGAGCATTCATGGGCAGATGCACCCATCATTGGACATATGTGGGAG TCCATGTTGGCCACAGATTGCTTTCAGCTTGGGTACAACAATGAAGGTCACTGCAAAGGGCAAGCAGATGCCACATTGCCTTTACCACAGAGATTACAGTGGGAAATATCTGACGAG TGCCAAGAAGTCATCCACGATTCACTAAAAGTTGCCCAAGCTTTAGCAGACGATGTTGATTTCCACACTTTTCCCTTCAAAGACTTTGGCAAAGGTTTAATAAAGAAGTGTAAGACCAGCCCCGACGCTTTCATCCAGATAGCTCTGCAGCTTGCACATTATAGG GATAAAGGAAAATTCTGTCTAACGTATGAAGCTTCGATGACTAGACTTTTCAGAGAAGGAAGAACAGAAACCGTGCGCTCATGTACTATAGAGTCCTCAAACTTCGTCAAGGCCATGTTGGATGCCTCTAAAACA AATGAAGACAGACTGAAACTCTTCAGATGTGCTGCAGAGAAGCACCAGCTGCTCTACAGAAATGCAATGACCGGGGCTGGGATTGATCGACATCTCTTCTGTCTCTACGTAGTGTCTAAATACCTGGGAGTGGACTCGCCTTTCCTGAAAGAG GTTCTTTCTGAGCCATGGCGCCTCTCAACCAGCCAAACACCTATTCAGCAGGTAGAGCTATTTGATTTAGTCAATCACCCAGAATATGTCTCATGTGGCGGTGGCTTTGGACCC GTGGCCGATGATGGATATGGAGTCTCTTACATCATTGTTGGTGAAAATCTTATCAACTTCCATGTGTCCTGCAAATTCTCCAGCCATGAGACA